One Mucilaginibacter ginkgonis genomic region harbors:
- a CDS encoding aspartate kinase, translating to MKVLKFGGTSVGSPERMKKLLDIVDANERQIVVLSAVSGTTNSLVEIGQAYLAGDKPKAAALVAALKAKYQVFIAELLSKPEFLERAEEVIDYHFGLLDMLANDLFTPIEDKIVLAQGELLSTTLYHVYLQEIGVPSVLLPALEFMRVDEDHEPIVDFITDHITPLLDKHPDNKLFITQGYICKNAFGEIDNLRRGGSDYTASLIGAAIRSEEVQIWTDIDGMHNNDPRIVKGTTPISQLSFDEAAELAYFGAKILHPQSVFPAQKYKIPVRLLNTMDPKANGTLITTDSEKNKIKSIAAKDDITAIKIQSSRMLLAYGFLRRVFEVFERYKTSIDMITTSEVAVTLTIDDTSKLGEIIKELNKFGTVEVDVNHTIICVVGDFGAEQHGYAARVLEAVKHIPVRMISYGGSDHNLSLLVRTEEKVEALRSLHSRLF from the coding sequence ATGAAAGTATTAAAATTTGGCGGCACATCTGTAGGTAGTCCCGAGCGGATGAAAAAGCTGTTGGATATTGTTGACGCTAATGAGCGCCAGATAGTGGTATTGTCGGCTGTATCCGGCACCACAAACAGTTTAGTAGAAATAGGCCAGGCTTATCTGGCCGGCGATAAACCTAAGGCTGCTGCATTAGTTGCGGCGCTTAAAGCCAAGTATCAAGTTTTTATTGCCGAACTACTTTCAAAACCCGAATTTTTAGAAAGAGCTGAAGAAGTGATCGACTATCACTTCGGTTTGCTGGACATGCTGGCAAACGACCTGTTCACGCCGATAGAAGATAAGATCGTTTTGGCGCAGGGCGAGTTGCTGTCAACAACATTATACCATGTTTATTTACAGGAAATTGGCGTTCCATCGGTGCTGTTGCCTGCCTTAGAATTTATGAGGGTTGACGAAGACCACGAACCTATTGTTGATTTTATTACAGATCATATTACCCCATTGTTAGACAAACACCCTGACAATAAACTTTTTATTACACAAGGTTATATCTGTAAAAACGCGTTTGGTGAAATAGATAATCTGCGCCGCGGCGGCAGTGATTATACCGCTTCTTTAATAGGCGCCGCTATCCGCAGCGAGGAAGTGCAGATATGGACGGATATTGACGGCATGCACAACAATGACCCACGTATTGTTAAAGGCACGACACCTATCAGCCAGCTTTCTTTTGATGAAGCAGCCGAACTTGCGTATTTCGGCGCCAAAATATTGCACCCGCAAAGTGTGTTCCCGGCGCAGAAATACAAGATACCTGTACGCTTGCTTAACACCATGGACCCAAAAGCCAATGGTACATTGATCACTACTGATAGCGAAAAGAACAAGATCAAATCGATTGCGGCGAAGGATGATATCACCGCCATAAAGATCCAGTCGAGCCGGATGCTGTTGGCTTACGGTTTTTTACGCCGTGTATTCGAGGTGTTTGAACGGTATAAAACCTCTATCGATATGATCACCACATCGGAAGTGGCGGTGACGTTGACCATAGACGATACATCAAAACTAGGCGAGATCATCAAAGAACTAAACAAGTTTGGCACCGTAGAGGTGGATGTAAATCATACCATTATTTGCGTAGTAGGCGACTTTGGCGCAGAACAGCATGGCTATGCGGCAAGAGTACTAGAGGCCGTGAAGCATATCCCTGTACGCATGATCTCTTACGGCGGCAGCGATCATAACTTATCGTTGCTAGTACGTACCGAAGAAAAAGTAGAAGCACTTAGAAGTTTACATAGCAGGTTATTTTAA
- a CDS encoding TMEM175 family protein: MDITEEQQEIKKEFQLERVILFSDAIFAIIVTIMVIDIKLPEEARNLANSEIPHEFLRLFIKLMAYAASFFLVANFWMRHLKIFSFLRDYNKGLVIFNLLFLFAVSLFPFAVSLITGSFKMHSPIFTWGVNIYIGVILSSLMTQTLLTWYMVTNKAKLCINNNNIDRILQWKAQRVNLYLVPFIGLLVLFFNYFDMQPIFSLYSAALIGVVNARLRRVYYPKIKTKSD, from the coding sequence ATGGACATCACAGAAGAACAGCAAGAAATAAAAAAGGAGTTTCAGCTGGAGCGCGTTATCCTTTTCAGCGATGCCATTTTCGCGATCATCGTAACGATAATGGTGATTGATATCAAGCTGCCCGAAGAAGCACGCAACCTTGCGAATAGCGAAATACCTCATGAATTTCTGCGGCTATTTATCAAACTAATGGCTTATGCTGCCAGTTTTTTCCTTGTAGCCAACTTTTGGATGCGGCACTTAAAGATATTCAGCTTTTTGCGCGATTACAATAAAGGCCTGGTAATCTTTAATTTGTTATTTTTATTCGCCGTGTCGTTGTTCCCGTTTGCGGTGAGTCTCATAACAGGTTCATTTAAAATGCACTCGCCCATATTTACCTGGGGAGTAAACATATACATTGGTGTTATTTTGTCTTCATTAATGACCCAAACTTTGCTAACCTGGTACATGGTAACCAACAAAGCCAAATTGTGTATCAACAATAACAATATAGACCGGATACTACAATGGAAGGCACAGCGTGTAAACCTGTACCTGGTGCCATTTATAGGTTTATTAGTCCTGTTCTTTAACTATTTTGATATGCAGCCCATTTTCTCTCTATATTCTGCAGCACTTATCGGTGTAGTGAATGCGCGGTTAAGAAGGGTTTACTATCCCAAGATAAAAACTAAATCTGATTAG
- a CDS encoding 3'-5' exonuclease produces the protein MKLKLNRPLAFFDIEATGTNIGADKIVEIAIIKLNLDGSEEVKSWRINPGMPIPIETSLIHGIYDEHVQESPLFHALAVDIADFIGDADLAGFNSNKFDVPMLMEEFLRAGHAFDLENRHLVDVQNIFHQMEQRTLKAAYKFYLNKDLINAHSAEADTRATMEVLLAQIERYENTEFEDRQGNKSTPVVSDVAGLHTFTNINKPVDFAGRMVFNAEGEETFNFGKHKGKTVEAVFDVEPSYYSWMMQGDFPLYTKRKLEQIYKRWNDKRQAARPKPVAQSAEGTPAPQQKPQQNNQQQRPQQQRPAGQNNYRPNNQNQQQYRKKEEPAKPVNDDMLKALSDKFKKG, from the coding sequence ATGAAACTGAAACTTAACCGCCCGCTGGCATTTTTCGACATTGAGGCAACGGGAACCAATATAGGCGCTGACAAGATCGTAGAGATCGCGATTATAAAGTTAAACCTTGATGGCAGCGAAGAAGTAAAAAGCTGGCGTATAAATCCGGGTATGCCAATACCCATAGAAACGTCCCTGATACATGGCATCTATGATGAGCATGTGCAGGAATCGCCTTTATTTCACGCGTTAGCGGTTGATATTGCAGATTTTATTGGCGACGCGGATCTGGCAGGCTTTAACTCTAACAAGTTTGATGTGCCCATGCTGATGGAAGAATTTCTGCGTGCGGGCCATGCCTTTGATTTGGAAAACCGCCATTTGGTTGATGTGCAGAATATTTTCCACCAGATGGAGCAACGCACATTAAAGGCAGCATATAAATTTTACTTAAATAAAGACTTGATAAACGCCCATAGTGCCGAAGCCGATACCCGGGCGACTATGGAAGTGTTACTTGCCCAAATAGAGCGTTATGAAAATACGGAATTTGAAGACCGCCAGGGAAATAAGAGTACACCTGTGGTAAGCGACGTTGCCGGCTTGCACACGTTTACAAACATCAATAAACCGGTTGATTTCGCGGGCCGCATGGTTTTTAACGCCGAGGGTGAAGAGACCTTTAACTTTGGCAAGCACAAGGGCAAAACAGTTGAGGCGGTATTTGACGTTGAGCCTAGCTACTACTCGTGGATGATGCAGGGCGATTTCCCGTTATACACCAAGCGCAAATTAGAGCAGATATACAAACGCTGGAATGATAAACGCCAGGCGGCAAGACCAAAACCCGTAGCGCAATCAGCAGAAGGCACACCGGCACCGCAACAAAAACCGCAGCAGAATAATCAGCAGCAAAGGCCGCAGCAGCAAAGGCCTGCCGGACAAAACAACTATAGGCCAAATAACCAGAACCAGCAGCAGTACAGAAAGAAGGAAGAGCCCGCGAAACCGGTTAACGACGATATGCTTAAAGCCTTGAGCGATAAGTTCAAAAAAGGCTGA
- the lysA gene encoding diaminopimelate decarboxylase — protein sequence MFTQDTINRLKSAETPFYYYDLQLLDDTLKTCRTAADQYGYHVHYALKANFNPKVLQAIQSVGFGADCVSGNEVKASIQYGFSKDKVVFAGVGKTDREINAALDLDIFCFNVESVQELLVINDLAGAKGKKANVAIRINPNVDAHTHHFITTGLEENKFGVNVWQLPDVAFTLRNCANLNLIGIHFHIGSQITDLDAFKNLCTRVNELSDWFAEQGFNIKVLNVGGGLGVNYHSPDEDNIANFAAYFKVFNDFLQVKAGQEVHFELGRALVAQCASLIASVLYVKNGKKKNFLVLDAGMTELIRPMLYQAYHQIENLSQQLITTHNSQFTNYDVVGPICESTDCFRKDVELPESVRGDLIAIRTAGAYGEVMASHYNLRDQVQSVYSE from the coding sequence ATGTTCACTCAGGATACAATCAACCGCTTAAAGTCGGCAGAAACCCCATTTTACTATTACGACCTGCAATTGCTGGATGATACCTTAAAGACTTGCAGAACAGCTGCCGACCAATATGGCTACCACGTTCATTATGCATTGAAAGCCAACTTTAATCCCAAAGTGCTGCAAGCTATACAATCGGTAGGTTTTGGTGCGGACTGCGTGAGCGGTAATGAGGTTAAAGCGTCAATTCAATATGGTTTTAGTAAGGATAAGGTTGTATTTGCGGGGGTTGGCAAAACAGACCGCGAAATAAACGCGGCTTTGGACCTGGACATTTTCTGTTTCAATGTAGAATCAGTACAGGAGCTATTGGTGATTAATGACCTGGCAGGGGCAAAAGGTAAAAAAGCGAATGTCGCCATACGTATAAACCCAAATGTCGATGCGCACACGCACCATTTCATTACTACGGGATTAGAAGAAAATAAATTCGGCGTAAACGTTTGGCAATTGCCCGATGTAGCCTTTACACTGCGCAATTGTGCCAACCTGAATTTAATAGGCATACATTTTCATATCGGTTCACAAATTACAGACCTGGATGCATTTAAAAACCTTTGCACACGCGTAAATGAGCTTAGCGACTGGTTTGCGGAACAAGGCTTCAATATCAAAGTGCTGAACGTTGGTGGTGGTCTGGGCGTAAACTATCATTCGCCCGACGAGGATAACATTGCCAACTTCGCCGCATACTTTAAAGTATTTAATGATTTTCTGCAAGTTAAGGCTGGTCAGGAAGTACACTTTGAATTAGGCCGTGCACTGGTTGCTCAGTGCGCCTCGCTGATCGCAAGCGTGTTGTACGTTAAAAATGGAAAGAAGAAAAACTTTTTAGTACTCGACGCCGGAATGACAGAGCTGATTCGCCCGATGCTTTATCAGGCATACCACCAGATAGAAAACTTGAGCCAGCAACTAATCACAACTCACAACTCACAATTCACTAACTATGATGTAGTTGGCCCCATTTGTGAAAGTACCGACTGTTTTAGAAAAGACGTGGAACTGCCTGAGTCGGTGCGCGGTGATCTGATCGCCATCCGCACCGCTGGTGCCTACGGTGAAGTAATGGCTTCGCACTATAACCTGCGCGACCAGGTACAAAGTGTTTACAGCGAATAA